One Methanofervidicoccus abyssi genomic window, ACAAATAAAATTTAAAAAAAAAATAAATTATAAAATAAAAAAATAGAAACTCTTAAAAAAGATTAACGGAAATCCTGCAGTACTTCCTTTAGTGCATTTGAGAATAGGGGATTTTCTAAAAATTGATAAACTCCGATTTATCTTTACTTTTAGTTTAAAAATTGTGTCTATGAAATTAAAAATATCAATACTTAACAGTAATTTAATATACAAATAAAAGCAAATATAATCCTCCTCTAGGTTACATTAATACTGGAGAACTATAACGGAAATTCTGGTAAAACCTTTTTCTTAAATTTTTTTTTATTTTACTTCTTTTTATTATTATTTTTGTTATTTTTACTCTAATTGTTTATATTATTTCTAAAATGAAACCAGAGTTATTTTTTTATTAGGCTGGGATTCATTCTTAAATTAGATATCAAATTATCTGTACTATACTAACTCCTCTACAGGAATTAACTCACTGTACTCTACAACCCCATGAAGGGCTGAAACTTCTACTGGTATACCCCTACTTTTAAGTATAGCGAAGGGATTCATACCTCCAAAACATATATATCCAAACATATTTTTTTCAACTTTAACCCCACATACGTCGTTATTAGGTTTTCCTACCTTGTATATACCTTTCCAATTTAGATATTTCACTATCTCTATTAACTTCTCCCGACCAACCATTGGGGCTTTTCTAACACCTGATAATACTGTATTTTCACCATCTACCCTGTTAAGAAATATCTCATGGGGATCTAAGGATGTACCATCATAGGAGATGATCTCTATAAACCTATCCTTCGAGAGTTCCAATATACCTCCGCAATATGGAATCACGGGAATACCGTGTTTTATAAGTATTCCATCCACTGTAGAAGAACATATAGTGGACATTATTAATCTATCTCCCCTATGTTCAAAACCCACCCTGTCAGATACCATAATCCCCATCTTATAACATCTATCAAGCGCTTCTAACACTTCATCTTCATACTTCCTATTTATACAACACCTATTTACTAAAACCTTACCCTTTCTATCTTCTATACTGTAATCCACCTTATGTACCATAGAAAGCATCTTGGAGAACACTGATACTATCTTAACTTTCCCCTTCTTCTTCACAGGCTTTAAATGTTTTTTACTTACCGTTTTTACATTGGAAATATCTATAATATCACTTGCTGCACTGATCTTAACTGGATATCCCATTTCCACTAAGGGACATATGGGAGACAACCCCCCCACAAGGGCTATCCCTACCTCACCATCGTTTAAACTTAACCCTAATACATTCTCCTCCCCATAACTGAGTATCCCATTGAGTTTATCCTCTTTTATAATGTTTTCAAATCTATCTAAGGTTGTCTTTGGAATAATCCTGAAGTTTGCAGGTAGGTGTCCTTCTCCATTCTCTATAATCCCCATTACATCTGTCTTTCCCCTTGTTATAAATGCTTCTAAGGGATCTATAGATGACTTACTGAAATCTATAACCCCCTCAAATGCCACAGGCTCGTAGTCTTCGAATTTAACTATTCCTCCATATTTTATTATAGGATATATCCCTTCCTTCATAAGATAGTTATCGAAGGTTATGGAACATAGGGTTTCAACTGTGATAGAACTCTTATTTCTCCTGATATTTATAAAATCACCTATGGAGAAACCATTATCTACAACTTTCAACACTAACTCCTTAACCTCCGAGTAATTTCCCTCAATTA contains:
- a CDS encoding DUF128 domain-containing protein, with protein sequence MENNLDDKLIEILNILAQYDRPVGAKIIANELKKRGYELGERAVRYHLQLLDERNLTEKIGYYGRVITEKGLEELNKANISYRVGFVFSKMLEKIYLSDFPRSVIINRTVIEGNYSEVKELVLKVVDNGFSIGDFINIRRNKSSITVETLCSITFDNYLMKEGIYPIIKYGGIVKFEDYEPVAFEGVIDFSKSSIDPLEAFITRGKTDVMGIIENGEGHLPANFRIIPKTTLDRFENIIKEDKLNGILSYGEENVLGLSLNDGEVGIALVGGLSPICPLVEMGYPVKISAASDIIDISNVKTVSKKHLKPVKKKGKVKIVSVFSKMLSMVHKVDYSIEDRKGKVLVNRCCINRKYEDEVLEALDRCYKMGIMVSDRVGFEHRGDRLIMSTICSSTVDGILIKHGIPVIPYCGGILELSKDRFIEIISYDGTSLDPHEIFLNRVDGENTVLSGVRKAPMVGREKLIEIVKYLNWKGIYKVGKPNNDVCGVKVEKNMFGYICFGGMNPFAILKSRGIPVEVSALHGVVEYSELIPVEELV